One Helianthus annuus cultivar XRQ/B chromosome 12, HanXRQr2.0-SUNRISE, whole genome shotgun sequence genomic region harbors:
- the LOC110894635 gene encoding pentatricopeptide repeat-containing protein At2g26790, mitochondrial — translation MLSSSIRSTSFLLHSLTLRFRSISSFPQFIPSDHSHSDSSSDETNTNSLTHSSQKQLNRFTVTETLHNLSTQPRVALSFINQLNQSGFKHDVVTYMSVIRLLCQYGIDIKLYHMFMDVVQDTNEELFTFNVSDLFGALVDEMVEETRVRGSTSLVRAVDVLVKVYASVGRFDEAVDTLYEVKRGGLVLSTRACNYLLNQMISWEKLDMFESVYKQLKRKGFVPDVYTYGILIKGLCRKGCLNEASDVFKEMSEAGMDADCFTYGTYIDGLCSNGKADLGFQLIKSLRESNEEVSVYAYTSVIRRFVKESKLDEAESVLLDMKSAGIAPDVVCYCALIQGYCKNRDIRKVLALHEEMESSGIKTDCVIVSAILQCLCHMGMLDEAISRFVRYSKSGVFLDEVTFNIAIDALCKLGEMEKAELFLQEMKNRKMFPDVMHYTTLINGYCLKQESSIAFELFLEMIRNGLKPDVITYDVLAGGLSRCGHFNETIGILDHMQAYGLEPTSVTHSLVIEGLCKGGKVIEAELYFNSLEPKNLDIYAAMMNGYCEANNTTKAFELWLSERTLVTKRTSCLKLLSRLCAEDETDKALELYKALDASDKGSCKIVYSKLISMYSRVADMGMARRFFDKMIQKGLTPDAVTYTMMLNGYCRVNYLKEAYYLFDDMKHRGIQPDIITYTVLLHGEGRQKNVLRISSEIEQTGLTRDVYCYTVMIDKHCRWENLQDAVNLFNEMIDRGIQPNTVTYTALVCGYCSMGYRQHAVTLVKEMISKEIEPNSRTMIALKTIKAKKLKLRR, via the coding sequence ATGTTATCTTCTTCAATCAGGTCAACTTCTTTTCTATTACACTCCTTAACTCTCCGATTTAGGTCTATTTCATCCTTCCCCCAATTCATACCCTCCGATCACTCTCATTCAGACTCATCTTCAGACGAAACAAACACCAATTCACTCACACATTCATCACAAAAACAACTTAACAGGTTTACAGTCACTGAAACATTACATAACCTAAGCACACAACCTAGGGTTGCACTCTCATTCATCAACCAattaaatcaatccggtttcaaACATGATGTTGTCACCTATATGTCTGTTATTAGACTATTATGCCAGTACGGTATAGATATTAAGTTATACCACATGTTCATGGATGTTGTTCAGGATACTAATGAAGAACTTTTTACTTTTAACGTTTCCGATTTGTTCGGAGCGTTGGTAGATGAGATGGTTGAGGAAACTAGGGTTAGGGGATCGACGAGTTTGGTAAGAGCGGTGGATGTGTTGGTTAAGGTTTACGCGAGCGTTGGACGGTTTGATGAGGCGGTGGATACGTTGTATGAGGTTAAACGGGGTGGGCTTGTGTTATCGACGCGTGCGTGTAATTATTTACTTAACCAGATGATTAGTTGGGAGAAGTTGGATATGTTTGAGTCGGTTTATAAGCAGTTGAAGAGGAAAGGGTTTGTTCCGGATGTGTATACGTATGGGATTTTGATTAAGGGGCTTTGTAGAAAGGGGTGTTTGAATGAAGCGTCGGATGTGTTTAAAGAAATGAGTGAGGCGGGAATGGATGCTGATTGTTTTACTTACGGTACGTATATTGACGGGCTTTGTTCGAACGGAAAGGCTGATCTTGGATTTCAGTTGATAAAAAGTTTACGCGAGTCGAATGAGGAGGTGAGTGTTTACGCTTATACTTCTGTTATTAGACGTTTTGTTAAAGAGTCGAAGCTAGACGAAGCGGAAAGTGTTTTACTTGATATGAAAAGTGCCGGTATTGCGCCTGATGTGGTTTGCTATTGTGCGTTAATTCAAGGGTATTGTAAGAATAGAGACATCCGTAAGGTGTTAGCTCTTCACGAAGAAATGGAATCAAGTGGGATAAAAACCGATTGTGTGATTGTGAGTGCGATCTTGCAATGCTTGTGTCATATGGGTATGCTGGATGAAGCGATAAGCCGATTCGTGCGTTATTCAAAATCAGGAGTTTTTCTCGATGAAGTTACGTTTAATATCGCGATTGATGCTTTATGTAAACTAGGGGAAATGGAGAAAGCTGAGCTGTTtctacaagaaatgaaaaatagGAAAATGTTTCCAGATGTTATGCATTATACGACTTTGATTAATGGGTATTGTCTAAAACAAGAATCGTCAATTGCGTTCGAACTTTTTCTGGAGATGATCAGGAATGGATTGAAACCGGATGTTATCACTTACGATGTGCTTGCTGGCGGGTTGTCAAGATGTGGGCATTTTAACGAGACAATCGGGATTTTAGATCACATGCAGGCTTACGGTTTAGAACCCACGAGTGTTACACATAGTTTGGTCATTGAGGGATTATGTAAGGGCGGAAAAGTGATAGAAGCCGAACTCTATTTCAATAGTTTAGAACCGAAAAACTTGGATATTTATGCTGCAATGATGAACGGGTACTGTGAAGCGAACAATACTACAAAAGCTTTTGAACTTTGGTTGTCGGAACGCACGCTTGTTACGAAACGGACTTCTTGCCTGAAACTTTTAAGTCGTCTTTGTGCAGAAGATGAAACCGACAAAGCCTTAGAACTATATAAAGCACTTGATGCATCGGATAAGGGTTCTTGTAAGATAGTGTACAGTAAACTCATATCTATGTATTCCCGTGTTGCAGATATGGGGATGGCTCGGCGGTTTTTCGATAAAATGATTCAGAAAGGATTAACACCGGATGCTGTTACGTACACGATGATGTTAAACGGTTATTGCAGGGTGAATTACTTGAAGGAAGCTTATTATCTATTCGATGACATGAAACATAGGGGTATACAACCTGATATTATTACGTATACGGTTTTGCTTCATGGAGAGGGTAGACAGAAGAATGTGTTGAGGATTTCAAGTGAAATTGAACAAACGGGTTTGACTCGTGATGTTTATTGTTACACGGTTATGATCGACAAACATTGCAGATGGGAAAACCTACAGGATGCTGTTAACCTGTTCAATGAAATGATCGACAGAGGTATTCAACCGAATACTGTGACGTACACTGCTCTTGTGTGTGGCTATTGCTCTATGGGATATAGGCAGCATGCTGTAACACTTGTTAAAGAGATGATATCTAAGGAGATCGAACCGAACTCACGAACAATGATAGCACTAAAAACCATTAAGGCCAAGAAGCTGAAATTAAGGCGTTAA
- the LOC110894636 gene encoding helicase-like transcription factor CHR28 → MEPIDISSTDSESSDWDLEQYKALPDSPVRDSASSVSNSRVLPTFASSSGTTYAGQRGSSQRALPPPRKPVTNGHSSRSNHDSDDEIQILPGSSSGFANSKRVLPTTLQLPSSISRPSVPVKAVGTSQMRETYVKPYANAWQNRGKAHMEDSFSRFGPYGNDLMKDNHHGSRVLPSSMRPHVPVPTSQYAGPPDLYRPSGVVDEQAVGDERLIYQVALQDLNQPLTEANLPDGLLSVSLLRHQKIALAWMVQKEKSVACSGGILADDQGLGKTISTIALIQNQRFASKSKADSSCNSKVEALNLDDDDDDDVKPIVGEDENKNDELKLKDEAGSSTQRFSNRKPAAGSLVVCPASVLRQWARELEEKVAEEAKLEVLVYHGGNRTKDPAELAKYDVVLTTYAIVAKEVPTKVFDDEEEDDQKNGHRYGLSSEFAGKKRKGGVTGKKKKGKKGIDGSAFDCSGTLAKVNWFRVILDEAQTIKNSRTQMSKSCCGLRAKKRWCLSGTPIQNNIDEVFSYFRFLKCDPYANYKSFCNQIKIPISRNSIQGYRKLQAVFKAIMLRRTKGTLIDGKPIINLPPKTIELTAVDFSTEERAFYVKLEAESRSQFKAYAAAGTVNQNYANILLMLLRLRQACDHPLLVKGFSSESVSRLSTRMAKTLPKDMRVNLLNRLEETLNICCLCSDPPEDAVVTLCEHVFCYQCVSEYLTGDDNTCPSPKCKSAIGPDVVFNKATLTNSISDDNGSSSSRIDEKSIVLQQDYSSSKIKAAIETIRSNCRSKSSYLLGSNGDASSSSGVEGPIKAIVFSQWTRMLDLFEMSLKQYCIEYRRLDGSMSLASRDRAVKEFNTDPEVTVMLMSLKAGNLGLNMVAACHVILLDLWWNPTTEDQAIDRAHRIGQTRPVTVSRLTVKDTVEDRILALQDEKRKMVASAFGEDQSGTSTARLTAEDLRYLFMGAH, encoded by the exons ATGGAGCCTATAGATATTAGCTCAACCGATAGTGAATCAAGTGATTGGGATCTTGAACAATATAAAGCATTGCCTGATTCACCTGTAAGGGATTCTGCTTCTTCAGTTTCCAATTCAAGGGTTCTTCCTACATTTGCATCTTCATCTGGGACAACTTATGCAG GTCAACGTGGATCGAGCCAACGGGCTCTTCCTCCTCCAAGAAAGCCTGTTACAAATGGGCACTCGTCTCGGTCTAATCATGATTCCGACGACGAGATTCAGATTCTACCCGGTTCAAGTAGCGGTTTTGCAA ATTCTAAACGAGTGCTTCCAACAACCCTTCAGCTACCATCATCTATATCTAGACCAAGTGTTCCAGTAAAAGCTGTAGGCACCAGTCAAATGCGTGAAACCTATGTTAAACCTTATGCAAACGCGTGGCAAAACCGTGGAAAGGCTCATATGGAAGACAGTTTCAGTAGGTTCGGACCGTACGGTAATGATTTGATGAAGGACAACCACCATGGAAGTAGGGTTCTGCCGTCATCAATGAGACCCCACGTGCCCGTTCCAACTTCACAATATGCCGGTCCACCTGATCTTTATCGCCCTTCAGGGGTCGTTGATGAACAAGCGGTTGGTGACGAGAGGCTTATTTATCAAGTAGCATTACAG GATCTCAATCAACCCTTAACTGAAGCAAATTTACCTGATGGTCTTTTGTCGGTTTCTCTTTTAAGGCACCAG AAAATTGCGTTGGCGTGGATGGTCCAAAAGGAAAAGAGCGTGGCTTGTTCCGGTGGAATTTTAGCTGATGACCAG GGCCTCGGGAAAACTATATCAACGATCGCCCTTATCCAGAATCAAAGATTTGCATCAAAATCTAAAGCAGATTCGTCTTGCAATTCAAAAGTCGAAGCTTTAAATttagatgatgacgatgatgatgatgttaaacCCATAGTAGGTGAAGACGAAAACAAAAACGATGAGTTAAAGTTAAAAGATGAAGCCGGTAGCTCAACACAGAGATTTAGTAACCGAAAGCCCGCAGCAGGATCATTGGTTGTCTGTCCCGCAAGTGTGCTACGACAATGGGCCCGTGAGCTTGAGGAAAAAGTTGCAGAAGAAGCGAAGCTCGAAGTTCTAGTCTATCACGGTGGCAACAGGACCAAAGATCCTGCCGAGCTGGCAAAATACGATGTCGTCCTTACAACATACGCCATTGTGGCAAAAGAAGTCCCGACGAAAGTTTTCGATGACGAAGAGGAAGACGATCAAAAAAACGGGCATCGGTATGGATTGAGTTCGGAATTTGCCGGTAAGAAAAGGAAGGGGGGCGTTACCGGTAAGAAaaagaagggtaaaaagggaattGACGGTTCTGCGTTTGATTGTAGCGGTACGCTTGCAAAGGTGAACTGGTTCAGGGTGATATTAGATGAAGCTCAAACGATTAAAAATAGCCGAACGCAGATGTCGAAATCGTGTTGTGGTCTTAGAGCTAAAAAACGATGGTGCTTATCTGGAACGCCTATACAGAACAATATCGATGAAGTGTTCAGTTATTTCAGATTTCTGAAATGTGATCCGTACGCGAACTATAAATCCTTTTGTAATCAAATAAAGATCCCGATATCGAGAAACTCAATCCAGGGTTATAGGAAACTTCAAGCTGTGTTTAAGGCAATAATGCTTCGTCGAACAAAAG GCACTTTGATTGATGGTAAGCCTATTATCAACTTACCTCCTAAAACAATAGAGTTGACCGCGGTTGACTTCTCAACCGAAGAACGAGCTTTCTATGTCAAGCTTGAAGCTGAATCACGCTCACAATTTAAG GCGTATGCAGCTGCAGGTACCGTTAATCAGAATTACGCAAATATCCTTTTGATGCTTCTCCGGCTTCGCCAAGCATGTGACCACCCGTTGCTTGTTAAGGGATTTAGCTCTGAATCTGTCAGTAGACTTTCTACAAGAATGGCTAAAACTCTCCCGAAAGATATGCGAGTAAATTTGTTAAATCGCTTGGAAGAAACTCTCAACATATGTTGCTTGTGTAGT GATCCACCAGAAGATGCAGTGGTTACCCTTTGTGAACATGTATTCTGCTACCAATGTGTATCTGAATACTTAACAGGGGACGATAACACGTGTCCGTCACCAAAATGCAAAAGCGCAATTGGTCCTGACGTCGTATTTAACAAAGCCACATTAACGAATTCCATCTCTGATGATAACGGCTCAAGTTCATCAAGAATTGATGAAAAATCTATTGTTCTTCAGCAAGATTATAGCTCTTCAAAGATTAAAGCTGCAATTGAGACTATTCGGTCCAATTGCAGATCAAAGAGTTCGTATTTACTTGGATCAAATGGTGATGCGTCTTCTAGTTCGGGTGTTGAAGGACCGATTAAAGCGATTGTGTTTTCTCAGTGGACAAGAATGTTGGATCTTTTTGAAATGTCGCTTAAACAGTATTGTATTGAATACCGGAGGCTTGACGGTTCAATGTCGTTAGCTTCAAGGGACCGTGCTGTTAAAGAATTCAACACTGATCCTGAG GTGACGGTAATGTTGATGTCCCTGAAAGCTGGGAATCTTGGTCTGAACATGGTGGCTGCATGTCATGTGATTCTTCTAGATCTTTGGTGGAATCCAACTACTGAAGATCAAGCCATTGACCGAGCTCATAGAATCGGTCAAACTCGTCCAGTAACAGTATCAAGACTCACCGTTAAGGACACAGTTGAGGACAGAATTCTTGCTCTCCAG GACGAGAAGAGGAAAATGGTTGCTTCTGCATTCGGTGAAGATCAAAGCGGAACATCAACCGCTCGTTTAACGGCTGAAGATCTCAGATATTTGTTTATGGGGGCACATTGA